A region of the Chlamydia buteonis genome:
GTGAAACCTTCCGTTGGCTAGTGTTCTTTAATCCTTTCGTCTCGAAGTTTTGGTTTTCTTTAGGAGCTTCTTTACATATGAGCAAGCTCTACCCTCAAGCTTTACATGCCTACGCAGTAACTGCATTATTAAGAGATAAAGATCCCTATCCTCATTACTATGCTTACATTTGCTATACACTCATGGATGAGCACGAGAACGCAAATAAAGCTTTAGAGCTTGCATGGGAACGCGCCAAACATCATAGCGCTTACCAAGAACTAAAAGCAGAAATCTTGGATATAAAAAACCATGCATAATCCCATAACTATGGGGAATTGACTATGTCTTCCTGGCTCGCACAATCTACAGAAATCCTCTTAAACCAACAGCCGTATATCCCAGATACTCCTAAACAATCTGAAGCCACTTCGAGCATAAAGTATTCGATTACTCAAGCTAC
Encoded here:
- a CDS encoding SycD/LcrH family type III secretion system chaperone, whose product is MSYLSYLLEKIAASSKEDFPFPDDLESYLAGYFPNQDLPLDTYQKLFKISSEELERVYKEGYNAYLNREYQVSSETFRWLVFFNPFVSKFWFSLGASLHMSKLYPQALHAYAVTALLRDKDPYPHYYAYICYTLMDEHENANKALELAWERAKHHSAYQELKAEILDIKNHA